In a single window of the Aridibaculum aurantiacum genome:
- a CDS encoding cell division protein FtsQ/DivIB — MQHLWKKRWRLFGSLAMGAVALVLLIAAMNANSSKVCKGINVEIFGPSNHFFVDAKEVKFIINAAEPVEGQPIENINLRVLEDRLKKDKWIETAEVFFDKDHVLQVRVEEKEPVARIFTTSGSSFYIDSTCEHLPLSNSLSARVPMFTNFPSDRQKLSRPDSALMASVKELAVFIQADEFWKAQVAQVDITPNGFEVVPTIGNHIVVLGRADELQDKFDRLFSFYKQVWTKVGLNAYEKIDVQYKGQVVATPKGAAAKVVDSAQARQALDNLLAEAKKRENEQVVIPPSARDSAKRQTIISAGASLVEPNSAAKEETKSAAGKETKVEEKKEGKKQEKQTEAKVPKAVMGKPGNKK; from the coding sequence ATGCAACACTTGTGGAAAAAGAGATGGAGGCTTTTTGGTTCTTTAGCCATGGGTGCAGTTGCTTTGGTATTGCTTATTGCAGCTATGAATGCCAATAGCAGCAAGGTTTGCAAAGGAATCAATGTAGAGATATTTGGTCCTTCAAATCATTTTTTCGTGGATGCTAAAGAGGTGAAATTTATCATCAACGCAGCAGAGCCGGTAGAAGGTCAGCCGATAGAAAATATTAACCTGCGTGTGTTGGAAGACAGGTTGAAAAAAGATAAGTGGATCGAAACTGCTGAAGTGTTTTTTGATAAAGATCATGTACTGCAGGTAAGGGTAGAGGAGAAGGAACCGGTGGCCAGGATTTTTACAACGTCAGGAAGTTCTTTTTATATAGATAGTACATGTGAGCATTTGCCACTGAGTAATTCGCTTAGTGCACGTGTTCCAATGTTCACCAACTTTCCTTCCGACAGGCAAAAGTTGTCAAGGCCCGACAGTGCATTGATGGCTTCTGTAAAAGAGTTGGCTGTATTCATACAGGCCGATGAGTTTTGGAAAGCACAGGTAGCACAGGTAGATATCACACCAAATGGTTTTGAGGTAGTACCTACCATAGGTAATCATATCGTTGTACTTGGCAGAGCAGATGAACTGCAGGATAAGTTTGACAGGCTGTTTAGTTTTTACAAACAGGTATGGACAAAAGTGGGATTGAATGCTTATGAGAAGATAGATGTACAGTACAAGGGACAAGTAGTGGCAACGCCTAAAGGAGCTGCTGCAAAAGTAGTTGACAGTGCACAGGCACGGCAGGCTTTAGATAACCTGCTCGCTGAGGCAAAGAAGCGCGAAAATGAGCAAGTGGTCATTCCGCCTTCAGCAAGAGATAGTGCAAAAAGACAGACCATTATTTCAGCCGGCGCTTCGCTGGTAGAGCCAAATTCTGCAGCAAAAGAAGAGACTAAGTCAGCAGCAGGTAAAGAGACAAAAGTGGAAGAGAAGAAAGAAGGAAAGAAGCAGGAAAAACAAACAGAGGCCAAAGTGCCAAAAGCTGTAATGGGAAAGCCGGGTAATAAAAAATAA
- the ftsA gene encoding cell division protein FtsA gives MNAKEAPIIGGSMGNGSEAPIIVGLDIGTTKIAAIAGRKNEYGKLEVLGFGRANSTGVQHGQVLNIEQTIRAIQAALKNCYDSNPDLEINEVYVGIAGHHIKSLQTRGDIVRQDSENEISIMEIEQLIENQRKTFIPAGDQIIDVIPQEFTVDNIQNINNPIGYNGVKVGANFHIITGDRNAIRNINRAVDKSGLKTKDLVLQPLASAAAVMGDIDMEAGVAILDIGGGTSDLAVFYEGILKHTAVIPFGGENITNDIKTGLGVLKQQAEAMKTQFGSALADETKANAYITIPGMNGMPAKEISVKNLANIIQARMSEILDFVTYHLKQVGLDTRMLNGGIILTGGGSQLKHLIQLTEYSTGLYARIGYPNGHLAANHIDELKKPMYSTCIGLILKGYSDYEHKYKEFEKNFKKVIVPETLVTEVEPTATVETVAVEPAKVDTKVRSKSMTRFWDKFKNNLLELFKEEGDKEM, from the coding sequence ATGAACGCAAAAGAAGCGCCCATTATTGGAGGCAGTATGGGTAACGGTTCTGAAGCACCAATTATTGTTGGCCTTGACATTGGTACAACAAAAATTGCTGCCATTGCAGGCCGCAAGAATGAGTATGGTAAACTGGAAGTGTTAGGATTTGGACGTGCCAACAGTACAGGTGTACAGCACGGGCAGGTACTTAACATTGAGCAGACCATACGAGCTATACAGGCTGCATTAAAGAACTGCTACGATTCAAATCCAGACCTTGAGATCAACGAGGTATACGTGGGTATTGCAGGTCATCACATCAAAAGTCTTCAGACAAGAGGCGATATCGTTCGCCAGGATTCTGAGAACGAAATCAGCATCATGGAGATCGAACAGTTGATAGAGAACCAGCGGAAAACTTTTATTCCTGCTGGCGACCAGATCATCGACGTGATACCGCAAGAATTCACTGTTGACAACATTCAAAACATCAACAATCCTATTGGTTACAATGGGGTAAAAGTGGGAGCTAACTTTCACATCATTACAGGCGATAGAAATGCTATCCGCAACATCAATCGCGCAGTAGATAAAAGTGGTTTGAAGACCAAAGATCTTGTCCTTCAGCCATTGGCCTCTGCCGCAGCTGTAATGGGCGACATAGATATGGAAGCAGGCGTAGCCATTCTCGACATTGGTGGCGGTACCAGCGACCTGGCGGTTTTTTACGAAGGAATTTTAAAACACACTGCCGTTATTCCTTTTGGAGGAGAGAATATAACTAATGATATCAAAACGGGTCTTGGTGTGCTGAAGCAACAGGCTGAGGCTATGAAGACGCAATTTGGTAGTGCCCTTGCTGATGAAACAAAGGCCAATGCATACATCACCATTCCTGGAATGAATGGTATGCCCGCAAAAGAGATCAGTGTAAAGAACCTGGCTAACATCATTCAGGCACGTATGAGCGAGATACTTGATTTTGTTACTTATCATTTAAAGCAAGTAGGACTTGATACACGCATGCTTAATGGAGGTATCATTTTAACAGGAGGGGGGTCGCAACTAAAACACCTGATACAGCTTACTGAGTACAGCACCGGTTTGTATGCACGCATCGGTTATCCTAATGGTCATCTTGCAGCCAATCATATAGATGAACTGAAGAAGCCAATGTACAGCACATGTATAGGTCTTATCCTAAAGGGCTACAGCGATTACGAGCACAAGTACAAAGAGTTTGAAAAGAACTTCAAGAAAGTGATCGTTCCTGAAACGCTGGTAACAGAGGTAGAGCCAACGGCTACTGTAGAAACAGTAGCAGTAGAGCCTGCCAAAGTGGATACAAAAGTGCGGAGCAAAAGCATGACCAGGTTCTGGGATAAATTCAAAAACAACTTACTCGAATTATTCAAAGAAGAAGGCGATAAAGAAATGTAG
- the ftsZ gene encoding cell division protein FtsZ, which translates to MIHFDLPKQKSSILKVIGVGGGGGNAVNHMYGQSIESVDFIICNTDAQALANSKVPNKIQLGPHLTQGLGAGANPEIGKQACEESLEEVKRILEVNTKMAFITAGMGGGTGTGGAPIIAKICKDLGVLTVGIVTTPFSNEGPKRMRHAEAGIQALRENVDTLLVISNDKLRHQYGNLKVREAFNKADDILATAAKCITDVITSNGQINVDFADVCTVMRNGGVAILGSAVAEGEDRAQRAIENAVNSPLLNDSEIRGAKWILVNITSSEGDHEITMDEEDVIMSYLREQAGDETDVIKGIGFDESLGSKIGVTIIATGFEHKDPFKPQVPKKEEVKVEKILMPLEVPGAEKKQYMQPSLPLQEEKDLYAPTLVEMPDTTPVVIKPQPQVNAEPERYTLNDHLETPAEQPVQKAEPRQEMNFPSQAQQPYMQQPQQYDHNFGRNDMNQHARTGNSFLAKPSNIYAEPNKAETPNPMEAKPSAPPMNEHPELELKLVMKDDVPETADASSLSDVPANNSIEDLAMHDDVEDQKRRAQERIQKLRNLSFNMNTVDQNNEFDTVPAYIRRNMELFGNTLTSVENFYSKYNVKADENDKGQISSINTFLDGKKPD; encoded by the coding sequence ATGATTCACTTTGATTTGCCAAAGCAAAAATCATCTATTCTAAAGGTGATAGGTGTAGGAGGTGGTGGTGGAAACGCCGTTAACCACATGTATGGACAGAGCATAGAAAGCGTGGATTTCATTATATGCAATACCGATGCGCAAGCATTAGCAAACAGCAAGGTTCCTAATAAAATACAACTAGGCCCACATCTTACTCAAGGTTTGGGTGCAGGTGCCAATCCTGAAATTGGTAAGCAGGCATGCGAAGAAAGCCTGGAAGAAGTAAAGCGCATACTGGAAGTAAATACTAAGATGGCATTCATTACTGCTGGTATGGGTGGTGGAACAGGTACTGGTGGTGCACCTATTATTGCAAAAATTTGCAAAGATCTTGGTGTGCTTACGGTAGGTATTGTTACCACACCATTTAGCAACGAAGGTCCTAAGCGTATGCGCCATGCAGAAGCAGGTATACAAGCGCTTCGCGAAAATGTAGATACGCTGCTTGTTATCAGCAACGACAAACTGCGCCATCAATATGGTAATCTTAAAGTAAGAGAAGCTTTCAATAAAGCAGATGATATATTGGCTACTGCAGCAAAATGTATCACTGATGTTATCACCAGCAATGGCCAGATAAACGTAGACTTTGCCGATGTATGCACAGTTATGCGTAATGGTGGTGTGGCTATTCTTGGTAGCGCAGTGGCTGAAGGTGAAGATCGTGCACAACGCGCTATAGAAAATGCGGTTAACTCTCCATTGCTGAACGATAGCGAGATCCGCGGAGCTAAATGGATACTGGTTAATATCACTTCATCTGAAGGTGATCATGAAATTACCATGGATGAAGAAGACGTGATCATGAGCTACCTGCGCGAACAGGCTGGTGATGAAACAGACGTGATTAAAGGTATCGGTTTTGACGAGTCACTGGGAAGCAAAATAGGTGTAACCATTATTGCAACTGGTTTCGAACACAAAGATCCATTCAAGCCACAGGTTCCTAAAAAGGAAGAAGTGAAAGTGGAAAAGATCCTGATGCCACTTGAAGTACCTGGTGCAGAAAAAAAGCAGTACATGCAGCCATCGCTTCCGCTACAGGAGGAGAAAGATCTGTATGCACCTACGCTGGTAGAAATGCCTGATACTACCCCGGTTGTTATTAAACCTCAGCCGCAGGTAAATGCAGAGCCTGAAAGGTATACCCTGAATGACCACCTGGAGACACCGGCAGAGCAGCCTGTGCAAAAGGCGGAACCAAGACAGGAAATGAATTTCCCGTCACAGGCTCAGCAGCCTTACATGCAACAGCCGCAGCAGTACGATCACAACTTTGGCAGGAATGATATGAATCAGCATGCCCGAACAGGAAATAGTTTTTTGGCCAAACCTTCCAATATTTATGCAGAACCTAATAAGGCCGAAACTCCCAATCCTATGGAAGCAAAGCCTTCTGCCCCACCTATGAACGAGCACCCGGAGCTTGAACTAAAGTTGGTTATGAAGGATGATGTTCCAGAAACGGCGGATGCATCCAGTCTTTCTGATGTGCCTGCTAATAATTCTATAGAGGATCTTGCAATGCATGACGATGTAGAAGATCAAAAGCGCAGGGCGCAGGAAAGGATACAAAAGTTGAGAAATCTTTCCTTCAACATGAACACTGTTGACCAGAACAACGAATTTGATACAGTGCCTGCTTACATCCGCCGTAATATGGAGTTATTTGGAAATACACTTACTTCTGTAGAAAACTTTTACAGCAAGTACAATGTAAAGGCTGATGAAAACGACAAAGGACAAATCAGTTCCATCAATACTTTCCTTGATGGAAAGAAACCTGATTAA
- a CDS encoding SUMF1/EgtB/PvdO family nonheme iron enzyme yields MRSQLFAFAALAALALGTSGCGKSGKAKGVPDNGQLVGASAGALKGMGKPLGMVFVPPGTFHMGPSDEDVNFNFTARNKSVSINGFWMDATEITNNEYRQFVNWTRDSLAAKELGFGKEVDGNFAVDWKKAQTINYADKSTLEKISKMTLTPDNRLYGRNELDPDKIVFRVETFDYKEASKRENKGQPRSSFIIKYDEKIYPDTLVWMRDFSYSYNEPMAKRYFAHPSFGNYPVVGVNWKQATAFCRWRTHYMNSFLERKKKAVESDFRLPTEAEWEYAARGGRSQSMFPWGNYYLRNKKGCLLANFKPGRGNYPEDGGFYTVRADAYWPNDFGLYNMSGNVAEWTSSLYYEGGYNFQHDMNPDIRWDAKDTDPPRMKRKVVRGGSWKDVGYFLQVGTRAYEYQDTTKSYIGFRCVIDLPAMTRGR; encoded by the coding sequence ATGAGAAGTCAACTGTTTGCGTTTGCAGCTCTTGCAGCCCTTGCCTTAGGCACGTCAGGTTGTGGCAAAAGTGGTAAAGCCAAAGGCGTGCCAGATAACGGCCAACTTGTAGGAGCATCTGCCGGCGCTCTAAAAGGAATGGGAAAACCTCTTGGAATGGTTTTCGTTCCACCAGGAACTTTCCACATGGGTCCGTCAGATGAAGACGTTAATTTCAACTTTACTGCTCGCAACAAATCAGTTTCCATCAACGGTTTCTGGATGGATGCTACTGAAATTACCAACAATGAATACCGCCAGTTTGTTAACTGGACAAGAGACTCTCTTGCAGCAAAAGAACTAGGGTTCGGAAAAGAAGTAGACGGCAATTTCGCAGTTGATTGGAAGAAAGCTCAAACCATCAACTATGCTGATAAATCTACTTTAGAAAAGATATCTAAAATGACGCTTACACCTGATAATAGGTTGTATGGCAGAAATGAATTGGATCCTGATAAAATTGTTTTTCGCGTAGAGACTTTCGATTACAAAGAAGCATCGAAGCGTGAGAACAAAGGCCAGCCTCGCAGCAGCTTTATTATTAAGTACGACGAAAAGATCTATCCTGATACTTTGGTATGGATGAGAGACTTCTCTTATTCTTACAACGAACCAATGGCCAAGCGATATTTTGCTCATCCTTCCTTTGGTAACTATCCAGTAGTTGGTGTTAACTGGAAACAAGCAACAGCATTCTGCCGTTGGAGAACTCACTACATGAATAGCTTCCTTGAAAGAAAGAAGAAAGCTGTTGAAAGTGATTTCCGTCTTCCTACCGAAGCAGAGTGGGAATACGCAGCAAGAGGTGGTCGTTCTCAATCAATGTTCCCTTGGGGTAACTACTACTTAAGAAATAAGAAAGGATGTCTGCTGGCAAACTTCAAGCCTGGACGCGGTAACTACCCTGAAGATGGTGGTTTCTACACAGTGCGTGCTGATGCTTACTGGCCTAACGACTTCGGTCTTTACAATATGAGTGGAAACGTGGCTGAGTGGACTTCTTCTCTATACTATGAAGGTGGTTACAACTTCCAGCACGACATGAACCCGGATATTCGCTGGGATGCAAAAGATACAGATCCTCCAAGGATGAAACGTAAGGTAGTACGCGGCGGTAGCTGGAAAGATGTAGGATATTTCTTACAGGTTGGTACAAGGGCTTACGAATACCAGGATACAACCAAATCTTACATTGGCTTTAGGTGCGTAATCGACCTGCCAGCAATGACCAGAGGAAGATAA
- the gldL gene encoding gliding motility protein GldL: MASGVSPATNRLVNVLVCVGAAVVIFGAWAKILHKSFADIMLTIGLLTEAAIFLVYAILPPPDQGAPAAPVVVENEKGNPALKSMEKMLQEADITPANLSKLSAGFQKLGSTVNNMSEVGDIVKATGDYTQKTQAAAAALDKVKDAYTNTANSLSSFNAASESTKQFHDQVQVLTKNLSSLNTIYELELQESNNHLKALNQFYGKLAQASNAMSGTVEDAEKAKQQIGMLANNLGKLNQVYGNMLTAMQGR, encoded by the coding sequence ATGGCTTCAGGTGTTTCTCCCGCAACTAACAGATTAGTGAACGTACTTGTTTGCGTCGGTGCAGCAGTAGTAATCTTCGGCGCATGGGCTAAGATTCTTCACAAATCATTTGCTGATATCATGTTGACAATCGGTCTGTTAACAGAAGCAGCAATCTTCTTGGTATACGCTATTCTTCCACCACCAGATCAGGGTGCTCCAGCTGCCCCGGTTGTTGTGGAAAACGAAAAAGGAAATCCTGCTTTGAAATCTATGGAGAAAATGCTCCAGGAAGCAGATATCACTCCAGCAAACCTTTCTAAATTAAGCGCTGGCTTCCAAAAGCTTGGTAGCACAGTAAACAACATGTCAGAAGTAGGCGATATAGTAAAAGCTACTGGTGACTATACTCAAAAAACACAAGCTGCTGCAGCTGCACTAGATAAAGTAAAAGATGCCTATACCAACACGGCTAATTCTTTGTCAAGCTTCAACGCAGCTAGCGAGAGCACAAAGCAATTTCATGACCAGGTTCAGGTGCTTACTAAAAACCTGTCTTCATTGAATACTATTTACGAATTAGAGTTACAGGAAAGCAACAACCACCTGAAAGCTTTGAACCAGTTCTATGGTAAACTTGCCCAGGCTTCTAATGCAATGAGCGGTACAGTAGAAGATGCTGAAAAAGCTAAGCAGCAAATCGGTATGTTGGCTAACAATCTTGGTAAACTGAACCAGGTGTATGGTAACATGCTAACTGCAATGCAGGGACGCTAA
- the gldM gene encoding gliding motility protein GldM, whose protein sequence is MALPKEPRQKMINMMYLVLTALLALNVSSEILNAFKIVNTSLLKTNDLVSISTSTYLKSLEAKKSEPESRVKAEEWYPVAQKATELTSRIYSYIDQVKDSLMFGSGYNPAGGDSTYKEDNLDAATRILVEGELGNNLMKSLEDYKRNVLNIHPAVKAEFEKNLPIDFSVPKAAKPESPTAKEWTATYFRMTPTIAALTILSKFQNDVRTTENRIVAFAHSKVGEVAVRFDTYQPLVGASSTYLMPGQELEITAGLGAFSSQKKPTITINGAPAAIESDGMARKKFNVPGVGSHSVNVVVSYTDQEGNLRTETKKIDYTVGSPTGASVSADAVKVLYIGLDNPLTISGGNVGAEKTNASIDNGTLRNLGGGKFVANVRTPGKATINVNADGKNTAFEFRVKRVPDPTPMVGQSAGGRVQANIFKAQQGLRADLKDFVFEGVKYDIVSFVFYATGAGFPENAGVAQNPGAYFNGDSKRIMERCRPGTTVVLDEIRARGPDGEVRPLPTMAFNLY, encoded by the coding sequence ATGGCTTTACCTAAAGAGCCCAGGCAGAAGATGATCAACATGATGTATTTGGTGCTAACAGCATTGCTGGCACTGAATGTATCATCTGAGATCTTGAATGCCTTTAAGATTGTAAATACAAGTTTGTTAAAGACAAACGACCTGGTTTCAATTTCTACTTCTACTTATTTAAAATCATTAGAAGCTAAGAAATCAGAACCAGAGAGCAGGGTTAAAGCTGAAGAATGGTACCCGGTTGCACAAAAAGCGACAGAACTAACCTCCAGGATCTATAGCTATATAGACCAGGTAAAAGATAGTTTGATGTTTGGGTCAGGATACAATCCAGCAGGAGGCGACTCTACTTATAAGGAAGATAACCTGGATGCAGCTACAAGAATTCTTGTAGAAGGCGAACTAGGTAACAACCTGATGAAGAGCCTTGAAGACTATAAGAGAAATGTTCTGAATATTCATCCTGCAGTGAAAGCTGAGTTTGAGAAGAACCTTCCAATAGATTTCTCTGTTCCTAAAGCTGCTAAGCCTGAAAGTCCTACAGCTAAAGAATGGACAGCGACATATTTCAGAATGACTCCTACCATAGCGGCTCTTACTATTCTTAGTAAGTTTCAAAATGACGTAAGGACTACTGAGAACCGTATAGTAGCTTTTGCACACAGTAAAGTAGGAGAGGTAGCAGTACGTTTCGATACTTACCAGCCTTTGGTTGGTGCAAGTTCTACTTACCTGATGCCAGGCCAGGAGCTTGAGATCACTGCAGGTTTGGGTGCTTTCAGTAGCCAGAAGAAACCAACTATCACAATTAACGGCGCTCCTGCTGCTATTGAATCAGATGGTATGGCTCGTAAGAAGTTCAACGTACCTGGAGTAGGTTCTCACTCTGTAAACGTAGTTGTAAGCTACACTGACCAGGAAGGTAATCTTCGTACTGAAACTAAGAAGATCGATTATACTGTAGGTTCTCCAACTGGTGCTAGTGTTAGTGCTGATGCGGTGAAAGTGCTTTATATCGGTTTGGATAATCCTCTTACCATCAGTGGTGGTAACGTGGGTGCTGAAAAAACCAATGCAAGCATTGATAATGGTACTTTAAGAAATCTTGGTGGTGGTAAGTTTGTTGCCAACGTAAGAACGCCAGGTAAAGCAACTATCAATGTAAATGCAGACGGTAAGAATACAGCTTTTGAATTCCGAGTAAAGCGTGTACCAGATCCAACTCCGATGGTTGGCCAAAGTGCAGGCGGAAGGGTTCAGGCTAACATTTTTAAAGCACAGCAAGGTTTGCGTGCAGATTTGAAAGACTTCGTATTCGAAGGTGTAAAGTATGATATTGTATCATTCGTGTTCTATGCTACCGGTGCAGGTTTCCCTGAAAACGCTGGTGTTGCTCAGAACCCTGGTGCATACTTCAATGGTGACTCTAAGAGAATAATGGAAAGATGCCGCCCTGGAACAACGGTGGTATTAGATGAGATAAGAGCAAGAGGACCTGACGGTGAAGTAAGACCTCTTCCTACTATGGCTTTCAACTTATATTAA
- the gldN gene encoding gliding motility protein GldN: protein MNTRLFKTGVVALSAALLVAEASAQTRTRNARTRQQSGYGNTSSGYGNTTTSGYGNTTSGYGNTATDTTRRRGNTTNSGYGNTGTGYGSGAGSNTQTSMSINPNLPIEVIKGGSGIGDSVAPSLRTDNAIDRQLVKDRTPLAYEHIREDDAVYKQRVWREIDTREKMNLPFRYAANEDVGNQRFISIVYDAIQRGDVTVFNGDDDRFTTPLTKEEVAKVITGGMDTVPVINMEGEIGGYQVRSRMVDPDSIYRFRLKEEWIFDKESSRMVVRILGIAPIMTQYASNGISLGDRTLFWAYYPDLRPTLAKYEVYNGRNFAGRMSWEELFESRFFSSYITKSTIDNPFDQSLRQFIKDPLFRLLEGENIKEKIFNYEQDLWSY from the coding sequence ATGAATACGAGATTGTTTAAAACAGGTGTGGTGGCGTTATCAGCAGCTTTGCTGGTAGCTGAGGCTTCGGCTCAAACCCGTACCCGTAATGCCCGTACAAGGCAGCAGAGCGGTTATGGTAACACTTCTAGTGGTTACGGTAACACTACAACTAGTGGATACGGTAACACTACCAGTGGCTATGGCAATACAGCTACTGACACTACGAGGAGAAGGGGTAATACCACCAATAGCGGCTATGGTAATACTGGTACTGGTTATGGTTCGGGTGCTGGATCAAACACTCAAACTTCCATGTCTATCAATCCTAACCTGCCAATAGAAGTGATTAAAGGTGGTAGTGGTATAGGCGACTCAGTTGCTCCATCACTACGTACAGATAATGCTATCGACAGGCAGCTGGTAAAAGACAGAACCCCACTTGCATATGAGCATATTCGTGAAGACGATGCGGTTTACAAGCAAAGGGTATGGAGAGAGATCGATACACGCGAAAAGATGAACCTGCCTTTCCGTTATGCTGCAAATGAAGATGTAGGTAACCAGCGTTTCATTTCTATCGTTTACGATGCTATTCAGCGTGGTGATGTAACTGTATTCAATGGTGATGATGATCGTTTCACTACGCCACTTACCAAAGAAGAAGTTGCTAAAGTTATCACCGGCGGTATGGACACTGTTCCTGTTATCAATATGGAAGGAGAGATCGGTGGATACCAGGTAAGATCAAGAATGGTTGATCCTGACTCTATCTATCGTTTCAGGTTGAAAGAAGAGTGGATCTTTGATAAAGAATCTTCAAGAATGGTTGTTAGAATTTTAGGTATAGCGCCTATCATGACGCAGTATGCTTCTAACGGTATTTCACTTGGAGACAGAACTTTGTTCTGGGCTTACTATCCTGATCTAAGACCTACTTTGGCTAAATACGAAGTTTACAACGGTAGAAACTTTGCTGGTAGAATGAGTTGGGAGGAATTGTTTGAAAGCAGGTTCTTTAGCAGCTACATCACTAAGTCTACTATCGACAATCCTTTCGATCAAAGCTTAAGGCAGTTTATAAAAGATCCTTTATTCCGTTTGCTGGAAGGAGAGAATATCAAAGAAAAGATATTCAACTACGAGCAGGATCTATGGTCGTACTAA
- the uvrC gene encoding excinuclease ABC subunit UvrC, which translates to MTQHEYQQLAHTIPHQPGIYKYFDVHNELLYVGKAKDLRKRTGSYFSKTFTNYKTHELVKRINRIEFTITNSEQDAFFLENALIKQYKPKFNIDLKDDKSFPYIVIKKEPFPRVFLTRTRINDGSEYLGPFTSVAKVRELLTFIKQNVALRTCKLNLAPYNINKGKYKVCLEYHLGNCKGPCEGLQDEQQYAEAIQQVRNILKGNLQPVIQHYKVEMMKHATNMEFEKAEIAKKKIEHLENFQSKSVIVSRHLSNLDVFSILKDGDTAYVNYLMVQNGTIVQTHTIRVETKLEENEEEVLPLAIVRLRENFNSSATEIIVPFEMDFLPGSAIVTVPKGGDKKKLLDLSIKNVNHFTEELRKKKILQLEGKSDMQKKQVLYQLQQDLKLQEVPVHIECFDNSNFQGSYPVSAMVCFKEGIPSKKDYRHFNVKTVEGINDFATMKEVVLRRYSRLIKEEQSLPQLVIIDGGKGQLNAALEAIDELGITGQLTIVGLAKSEEELFFAGDQQSLKLPWDSESLKLIRRIRDEVHRFGITFHRQKRSKGTFKNELEEIKGIGKGTAETLLKTFKSVKSIKEKSLNDLIPIIGISKSQIVYKHFHPEIGNEPK; encoded by the coding sequence ATGACGCAGCACGAATACCAGCAATTGGCACACACGATACCACATCAACCTGGTATCTATAAATATTTCGACGTACATAATGAACTGCTTTACGTAGGTAAAGCAAAAGACCTGAGAAAACGTACAGGAAGCTATTTCTCTAAAACCTTCACCAATTACAAAACACACGAACTGGTAAAGCGGATCAACCGCATAGAATTTACCATTACCAATAGCGAGCAGGACGCATTTTTCTTAGAAAATGCATTGATCAAACAGTATAAGCCAAAGTTCAATATTGATCTTAAGGACGATAAAAGCTTCCCGTATATCGTCATTAAAAAAGAACCTTTCCCACGTGTTTTTCTTACACGTACCCGCATCAATGATGGATCTGAATACCTGGGGCCATTTACTTCAGTGGCTAAGGTGAGAGAGCTGCTAACATTTATAAAGCAGAACGTGGCATTGCGCACATGCAAGCTAAACCTGGCGCCTTACAACATCAATAAGGGCAAATACAAGGTTTGCCTGGAGTACCACCTTGGAAACTGTAAAGGACCCTGTGAAGGGCTTCAGGATGAGCAACAATATGCCGAAGCCATTCAGCAAGTAAGAAACATCCTCAAAGGAAATCTCCAGCCAGTGATACAGCATTACAAAGTGGAGATGATGAAGCATGCTACAAACATGGAATTTGAGAAAGCTGAGATAGCCAAAAAGAAAATAGAGCACCTTGAGAATTTCCAATCCAAGTCTGTAATTGTTAGCAGGCATCTTTCCAACCTGGATGTTTTCTCTATTTTGAAAGATGGAGACACTGCTTATGTAAACTACCTGATGGTACAAAATGGGACGATCGTACAAACGCATACCATACGCGTAGAAACAAAGCTGGAAGAAAATGAAGAAGAAGTGTTGCCGCTGGCAATTGTAAGGTTGCGCGAAAACTTCAATAGTTCAGCTACAGAGATAATTGTTCCTTTTGAAATGGATTTTTTACCTGGCAGTGCTATAGTGACCGTACCCAAAGGAGGCGACAAGAAAAAGCTATTGGACCTTTCTATCAAAAATGTAAATCATTTCACAGAAGAGCTAAGAAAGAAAAAGATACTGCAGCTGGAAGGCAAATCTGATATGCAAAAAAAGCAGGTTTTGTATCAATTGCAGCAAGACCTGAAATTGCAGGAAGTACCGGTGCATATAGAATGTTTTGATAACAGTAACTTCCAGGGAAGCTACCCGGTAAGTGCTATGGTTTGTTTTAAAGAAGGGATACCAAGTAAAAAAGATTACCGGCACTTCAATGTAAAAACCGTTGAGGGTATCAATGATTTCGCCACCATGAAAGAAGTGGTTTTGAGGCGCTATTCTCGGCTTATTAAGGAAGAACAATCTTTACCTCAACTGGTGATCATAGATGGAGGTAAAGGGCAGCTAAATGCAGCCTTAGAGGCTATAGATGAATTGGGCATCACCGGCCAGCTTACAATAGTTGGTTTAGCTAAAAGTGAAGAAGAACTTTTCTTTGCTGGTGACCAGCAATCCCTGAAACTACCGTGGGATAGCGAAAGTCTTAAATTGATCAGACGTATTCGCGATGAGGTACACAGGTTTGGCATCACCTTTCACAGGCAAAAAAGAAGTAAGGGAACTTTTAAAAATGAGCTTGAGGAAATAAAAGGTATTGGAAAAGGAACTGCCGAAACTTTATTGAAGACTTTTAAATCAGTAAAAAGTATTAAGGAAAAATCGCTGAACGATTTAATTCCAATAATTGGAATATCTAAATCTCAAATTGTTTACAAGCATTTTCATCCAGAAATAGGAAATGAGCCAAAATAA